The following proteins come from a genomic window of Sorghum bicolor cultivar BTx623 chromosome 3, Sorghum_bicolor_NCBIv3, whole genome shotgun sequence:
- the LOC8060795 gene encoding gamma-glutamyltranspeptidase 3: MAANGEEALRGPLLGVRVDDGTVWRDWDVPPRGRRSSSRPWTALAIAAALLALAGVVLLLSSGGRPGPGPGVVSRGPGPAGAAARQSPHEVESGVGAAAADDARCSEVGAAALRAGGHAVDAAVAAALCLGVVHPMSSGLGGGAFVVVRDAASGDAVAFDARETAPAAATTDMYAADPTTKYRGALAMGVPGELAGLHAAWTRYGRLPWRDLVAPAIRLARDGYEIVAYVAHALKESEDAVLADPGLRAVFAPAGTVLAAGETCRNPALAATLERVAEEGAAALYGGAVGEGLVRDVRAAGGILTVDDLRGYAVEVSEAMRAHAMGYTFLGMPPPSSGTVGMTLILNILRGYKSLEFLKGFLGIHRIIESIKHMLAIRMDLGDPDFVNVTGDVAAMLSPPFADKVRQRIVDNTTFPPGYYFPKWKQLDDHGTSHLCVVDGDRNAVAMTTTVNYYFGAKVLSPSTGIVLNNEMDDFSVPAKLTPDHLPPAPANFIAPGKRPLSSMTPLIILKNGQLAGVLGGSGGTNIIATVTQVFLNHFVVGMDPLAAVQQPRVYHKLIPNVVTYENMTVADGEVIALSGAARAFLEERGHWLRSTVSGAVCQFIVHELAEPPATPDHGVFRGRLTAVSDPRKGGSPAGL, translated from the exons ATGGCCGCGAACGGAGAAGAGGCTCTCCGGGGCCCGCTCCTCGGGGTTCGAGTCGACGACGGAACGGTCTGGCGGGACTGGGACGTCCCTCCGCGAGGTCGCCGGAGCAGCAGCCGCCCGTGGACGGCGCTGGCCATCGCCGCGGCGCTCCTCGCGCTGGCGGGCGTCGTGCTGCTCCTGAGCTCCGGCGGCCGTCCCGGTCCCGGTCCCGGCGTCGTCTCCCGCGGTCCCGGTCCCGCGGGCGCCGCAGCGCGGCAGAGCCCGCACGAGGTGGAGTCCGGcgtgggcgcggcggcggcggacgacGCGAGGTGCTCGGAGGTGGGCGCCGCGGCGCTGCGCGCGGGCGGGCACGCGGTGGACGCCGCCGTGGCCGCCGCGCTCTGCCTCGGCGTGGTGCACCCCATGTCCAGCGGCCTCGGCGGGGGCGCCTTCGTCGTCGTCAGGGACGCCGCATCCGGCGACGCCGTCGCCTTCGACGCCCGGGAGACCGCGCCGGCCGCCGCCACGACG GACATGTACGCCGCGGACCCGACGACGAAGTACAGGGGCGCGCTGGCCATGGGCGTCCCGGGCGAGCTCGCGGGCCTCCACGCGGCGTGGACGCGGTACGGGCGGCTGCCGTGGCGGGACCTGGTGGCGCCGGCGATCCGCCTGGCCCGGGACGGCTACGAGATCGTCGCGTACGTGGCGCACGCGCTCAAGGAGAGCGAGGACGCCGTGCTCGCGGACCCCGGCCTGCGCGCCGTGTTCGCGCCGGCGGGGACGGTGCTGGCGGCCGGGGAGACGTGCCGCAACCCGGCGCTGGCGGCCACGCTGGAGCGCGTCGCGGAGGAGGGCGCCGCGGCGCTCTACGGCGGCGCCGTCGGGGAGGGCCTTGTCCGCGACGTCAGGGCGGCGGGCGGCATCCTGACGGTGGACGACCTCAGAGGGTACGCGGTGGAGGTGAGCGAAGCCATGCGCGCCCACGCCATGGGGTACACCTTCCTCGGCATGCCGCCGCCGTCCAGCGGCACCGTCGGGATGACGCTG ATTCTGAACATCTTGCGAGGGTACAAATCGCTCGAGTTCTTGAAGGGGTTCCTTGGCATCCACCGGATCATCGAATCCATCAAGCACATGCTGGCCATCCGGATGGACCTCGGCGACCCCGACTTCGTGAACGTGACCGGCGACGTCGCCGCGATGCTGTCGCCGCCATTCGCCGACAAAGTCCGGCAAAGGATCGTGGACAACACCACGTTCCCTCCCGGCTACTACTTCCCCAA GTGGAAGCAGCTGGATGACCACGGCACCAGCCACCTGTGCGTGGTGGACGGCGACCGGAACGCGGTGGCGATGACGACGACCGTGAACTACTACTTCGGCGCCAAGGTGCTGTCGCCGTCGACGGGCATCGTGCTCAACAACGAGATGGACGACTTCTCCGTCCCCGCGAAGCTCACGCCGGACCACCTCCCGCCCGCGCCGGCCAACTTCATAGCCCCCGGGAAACGGCCCCTGTCCTCCATGACGCCGCTGATCATACTCAAG AACGGCCAGCTCGCCGGCGTCCTCGGAGGCAGCGGGGGCACGAACATCATCGCCACGGTGACCCAGGTGTTCCTGAACCACTTCGTCGTCGGCATGGACCCTCTGGCCGCCGTGCAGCAGCCCAGGGTGTACCACAAG CTGATCCCGAACGTGGTGACGTACGAGAACATGACGGTGGCCGACGGCGAGGTGATCGCGCTGAGCGGCGCGGCGAGGGCGTTCCTGGAGGAGAGGGGCCACTGGCTGAGGAGCACGGTGTCGGGCGCCGTGTGCCAGTTCATCGTGCACGAGCTGGCGGAGCCGCCGGCCACGCCGGACCACGGCGTCTTCCGCGGGAGGCTCACCGCCGTGAGCGACCCCAGGAAGGGCGGCAGCCCTGCGGGGCTGTGA